A genome region from Schistocerca nitens isolate TAMUIC-IGC-003100 chromosome 4, iqSchNite1.1, whole genome shotgun sequence includes the following:
- the LOC126253140 gene encoding uncharacterized protein LOC126253140 encodes MTTAQVALIWLLFATAAFAEPEKPPQPVTFLRPPSPSSEPRSVVQRVARWFFSSGDDETGHHEDYGRPPPPSSPLHPSGSHGRHGSLKSNYGPPRFKYGPPKPPTTHYGPPKTSNQHEFPSGPPPGFFISRPEGKPSKRPDLGGSHYLRSPKPPANQYGPPETPSSSYGPPKPTSNYGPPTNAHGGPSVSSPASYISLKPPSISGPPLTPPSIHYGSPKPTGSSGQSSIFHGPLRPSRPPSPTYGSPGLLTSHRPPSPGYGPPRYPGIVSHPKPPKKDCNPCNRVPWVPMSVGGVSDLPPSSSASSGGLYLPSPSSSYVPPPPLNIPDASAYNSGNAAVGIEGHIGTGSNGQSGHIHTSHTNSNGSPGNYGPPPIPPLLQIPNIQYGASESTASASTVGSIQQGPAYLPTISSSQSHQQTAAETQNGIYGGSTEGDKSLDVVKSVTLLSESYPPTINTPGQNSQLYQSPVHLIPASNPNWPSPPTAHSSISEAGNNAFTDQHTLESEFTQHTKTKGHGGSELEVIKSVPLADFVSSIEYPIEVIQSPSYVDVSPDTPVDNDGNSIHSAEQKGRENPEYLPKNEEIVIGKPVLKGELNIKQVAQSTSNEGYKNHNSDDSGNLSNNVNQQGENDQSDQRQSGSIKQPINVNSVVKDQTEGSDLKSEGNNFYLGSTHPSPQSFSLPSSHYSNENWFNAGNKNITFPQDVQSQTKDNKSGFGVSTQQHSASTDNVYGQDHSQTNDQPLLEQTSGLDFHQQSNVLLQPPRQQSGNNYYLVPQGQNVLPSQKTPSLLQSGFVKPPEGQRVIVDIQPSVQTSAQGASLIYQINNLKAPPPTAPFPNGFPNRPTQTAVFVSFQNGLQGATAPQSVPPAVPPPGPGPVHDSFVRPPNSFRNPLIAFQSLYKPDIPAQFLNPPGINPPPIWSQSAEDYSAPWTNAGGPPPFKYLPDSSAVASFSSPGLYPPPPVPLPQQEPTQQTPQQGHKRPKKIQVIVPYTSTKDLAQFPSAGSQNAAGLNAGPWTPVPQTNQGVAVSEQQPTPQVNCSDPQKPWQGYIFCYPSQFYISQPSDNSQDYQQHQESRPATQKATIQNHPQLKNHQTVSKTGEIQHIFASNIRELLRGEEEVKNVTEDTLLRLQKNIDEWTALAYSKHNRAEERKTTTPKPPVSALRHRLVSSKQIPEEYLTTTPLPYDDINQNVEPFAPTAVPALKPSTASSSPPISSRFFDHEAAGSHSHAVTANAYDRPSQKTNGVSEPVDHKWKFFENNLVLPEAVTVITTTVPTTAATVTPAEEQVTTEPAEERQKTDTEPEVPTTPPPTTQAPWTNLQVSISPITKERVYVVTPLSSWEQQQLEATTTPPAQRRYTPGESYREGKSQEFDFHSPRFIVRPTPAATLPLQTLFAPADADARADDRSSTVHDNANSTASAGNTLFDDFVSLFSTEEELSNSTTPTPTSPGSPTSPPTPPTPMAMRSRAGAVFLRLLDVPTYSPPDAAAIHTITGHSKVSTAATSATPGGQTSRDSYLRHFPDPVLDGKAQQDLSLTAADHTRSQKPSS; translated from the coding sequence GTGGCGCTGATATGGCTACTGTTTGCTactgcagccttcgcagagccTGAGAAGCCTCCGCAACCAGTAACGTTCCTGCGTCCTCCCTCGCCATCGTCAGAACCCCGTTCTGTTGTGCAGAGGGTAGCTCGATGGTTCTTTTCCTCGGGTGATGATGAAACTGGGCACCATGAGGACTACGGTCGACCGCCGCCACCGTCATCACCGCTTCATCCATCCGGCTCCCATGGACGACATGGCTCACTCAAGTCCAACTACGGCCCACCCAGATTCAAATACGGTCCTCCAAAGCCACCTACCACACATTACGGTCCTCCAAAGACATCGAATCAACACGAATTCCCCAGCGGCCCACCACCTGGCTTTTTCATCTCTCGTCCTGAAGGAAAACCGTCAAAGCGTCCTGATCTTGGAGGCAGTCACTATTTGCGATCGCCAAAGCCCCCAGCAAATCAGTATGGACCTCCTGAAACCCCTTCCTCTAGTTACGGCCCGCCTAAACCTACAAGTAATTATGGTCCTCCCACCAATGCACACGGTGGACCATCTGTTTCTTCCCCAGCCAGCTATATATCGCTGAAACCTCCCAGTATATCTGGACCTCCATTAACTCCTCCATCGATTCATTATGGCTCACCAAAGCCTACTGGTAGCAGTGGCCAATCTTCAATATTTCATGGGCCCCTCCGGCCATCAAGACCACCATCACCAACATATGGATCTCCAGGACTACTTACATCTCACAGGCCTCCATCGCCAGGGTATGGCCCACCCCGATATCCAGGAATTGTCAGTCATCCTAAACCACCAAAAAAGGACTGCAATCCATGCAACAGGGTTCCTTGGGTTCCGATGTCTGTAGGAGGAGTATCAGATCTGCCTCCATCTTCTTCTGCATCATCAGGTGGGCTTTATTTGCCGTCACCATCAAGCTCATATGTACCACCTCCACCTCTGAACATTCCTGATGCCTCTGCTTACAATTCAGGAAACGCAGCTGTTGGCATAGAGGGACACATTGGAACTGGGTCTAATGGACAAAGTGGGCACATTCACACTTCACACACCAATTCAAATGGATCTCCTGGAAACTATGGTCCTCCGCCTATTCCACCCTTATTACAGATTCCAAACATACAATACGGTGCATCAGAATCTACAGCTTCTGCATCGACAGTAGGAAGCATCCAGCAAGGTCCAGCTTACTTACCTACTATATCGTCGTCTCAGTCACATCAACAGACTGCTGCAGAAACGCAAAATGGAATTTACGGGGGTTCAACAGAAGGAGACAAATCTCTGGACGTTGTGAAGTCTGTAACATTGCTCTCCGAATCTTATCCTCCTACCATCAACACTCCAGGGCAGAACAGTCAACTGTACCAGTCTCCTGTACACCTCATACCAGCAAGTAATCCTAACTGGCCGTCTCCACCTACAGCTCACTCATCAATATCAGAGGCAGGAAATAATGCATTTACTGACCAGCAtacattagaatctgaatttactcAGCATACCAAAACCAAAGGGCATGGAGGAAGTGAACTAGAAGTTATAAAGAGCGTGCCACTGGCAGATTTTGTGTCCTCAATTGAGTACCCAATAGAAGTCATACAGTCTCCATCTTATGTAGATGTATCCCCAGATACACCAGTTGACAATGATGGAAACAGCATCCATTCTGCAGAACAGAAAGGTAGGGAAAATCCTGAGTATCTTCCGAAGAATGAAGAAATAGTAATTGGCAAACCAGTTCTGAAGGGCGAACTAAATATAAAACAGGTTGCACAGAGCACGAGCAATGAAGGGTATAAAAATCATAATAGTGATGATTCTGGAAATCTGAgtaacaatgttaatcagcaaggAGAAAATGACCAGAGCGATCAGAGGCAAAGTGGGTCTATAAAGCAACCCATCAACGTAAACTCAGTTGTTAAGGACCAAACAGAAGGAAGTGACCTAAAATCGGAAGGGAATAATTTTTATCTCGGGAGCACACACCCGAGCCCTCAGTCATTCTCATTACCATCTAGCCATTATTCAAATGAGAACTGGTTTAACGCAGGAAACAAGAACATCACATTCCCACAAGATGTGCAAAGCCAAACAAAGGATAATAAATCTGGGTTTGGTGTGAGTACCCAACAGCACAGTGCTTCCACAGACAATGTATATGGCCAGGACCATAGCCAGACCAACGACCAGCCCCTTCTTGAGCAAACATCTGGACTAGATTTTCATCAACAATCCAACGTGCTTCTACAACCGCCACGTCAGCAGAGTGGAAACAATTATTATTTGGTTCCACAGGGTCAGAATGTGTTACCATCACAGAAAACACCATCTTTGCTCCAAAGTGGCTTCGTGAAGCCGCCAGAAGGCCAGAGAGTGATTGTCGATATACAGCCATCGGTGCAAACGTCGGCTCAAGGAGCATCACTCATTTATCAGATCAACAATCTGAAGGCTCCACCACCAACAGCACCATTTCCCAATGGATTTCCCAACCGTCCAACACAGACGGCAGTATTTGTGTCCTTCCAGAATGGGTTACAAGGCGCTACTGCTCCTCAGAGCGTCCCACCAGCTGTCCCTCCTCCTGGCCCAGGGCCAGTACACGATTCCTTCGTGAGACCACCGAATTCCTTTCGAAATCCACTCATTGCGTTCCAGAGTCTCTACAAACCTGACATTCCCGCTCAATTTCTGAACCCTCCAGGCATCAATCCACCACCTATTTGGTCACAGTCGGCTGAAGATTACAGTGCTCCATGGACAAACGCTGGAGGTCCTCCACCTTTCAAATACCTCCCTGACAGCAGTGCTGTAGCTTCGTTCTCCAGTCCTGGGCTGTATCCACCCCCACCAGTGCCACTGCCGCAGCAGGAACCTACCCAACAGACCCCTCAACAGGGACACAAAAGGCCAAAGAAGATTCAAGTAATAGTTCCATACACATCGACCAAAGACCTTGCTCAATTCCCCTCTGCAGGCAGTCAGAATGCAGCGGGTCTGAATGCTGGTCCGTGGACACCAGTACCGCAAACTAACCAAGGTGTGGCCGTATCAGAACAGCAACCTACCCCACAAGTCAACTGTAGTGATCCACAGAAACCTTGGCAAGGTTACATTTTCTGCTACCCATCTCAGTTTTACATTTCGCAGCCTTCAGATAATTCACAGGATTACCAACAGCACCAGGAATCCAGACCAGCAACGCAGAAAGCCACCATTCAGAACCACCCACAACTGAAAAATCACCAGACAGTCTCAAAGACAGGAGAAATTCAACACATTTTCGCATCTAACATTCGTGAGTTACTGCGTGGTGAAGAGGAGGTGAAGAACGTAACTGAGGACACTCTTCTGCGGCTCCAGAAGAACATTGACGAATGGACGGCACTGGCCTACTCCAAACACAACAGAGCAGAGGAACGCAAGACGACGACACCAAAACCACCAGTCAGTGCCCTGCGACACCGCTTAGTTTCGTCCAAGCAGATCCCAGAAGAGTACCTGACGACTACACCACTGCCGTACGACGATATCAACCAGAATGTGGAACCTTTCGCACCGACTGCCGTCCCTGCCCTGAAGCCGAGCACTGCTTCCAGTTCGCCCCCAATCTCTAGTCGTTTCTTTGACCACGAAGCTGCGGGTAGCCACAGCCACGCAGTTACAGCCAACGCGTACGACAGACCATCGCAGAAGACGAACGGAGTCAGCGAACCTGTGGACCACAAATGGAAGTTTTTCGAGAATAACCTCGTACTCCCAGAAGCCGTGACTGTGATAACTACAACGGTCCCGACGACTGCGGCCACTGTCACGCCCGCAGAAGAACAGGTCACCACGGAACCTGCAGAAGAGCGACAGAAAACTGATACGGAGCCGGAAGTGCCGACTACGCCACCGCCAACGACGCAAGCGCCGTGGACCAACCTGCAGGTGTCAATCTCGCCAATCACAAAGGAGAGGGTGTACGTGGTGACACCGCTCTCGTCTTGGGAACAGCAGCAACTGGAAGCGACGACTACGCCGCCAGCCCAGCGGAGGTACACCCCGGGGGAGTCGTACCGCGAGGGCAAGTCACAAGAATTCGACTTCCACTCGCCGCGGTTCATCGTGAGGCCTACACCGGCGGCCACGCTCCCGCTGCAGACCCTTTTCGCGCCGGCAGACGCCGACGCCCGAGCAGATGACCGCAGCAGTACCGTCCACGACAACGCCAACAGCACGGCCAGCGCCGGCAACACGCTGTTCGACGACTTCGTGTCGTTATTCAGCACAG